Proteins from one Haliaeetus albicilla chromosome 4, bHalAlb1.1, whole genome shotgun sequence genomic window:
- the PPCS gene encoding phosphopantothenate--cysteine ligase has product MAAAAAVGGDEAAAEARVRAWAAGQAARGRRVALVTSGGTQVPLEARAVRFLENFSSGRRGAASAERLVAAGYGVCFLHRARSAFPWARALPPPGPALLDALRLTPGPPPGVAADPAALPAFLPALRDYRRATEAGALLAIEFTGLAEYLALLRAAARALAPFGSSVMFYLAAAVSDFYIPASEMPEHKIQSSEGPLQITMKMVPKMLSPLVKEWAPEAFVISFKLETDPLILIDKSRQALEKYRHQVVVANILESRRTSVIIVTKDSQTPLSLSDEEIAQGMEIEEKIVSYLQGQHTAFIEKKV; this is encoded by the exons atggcggcggcggcggcggtcgGCGGGGATGAAGCGGCGGCGGAGGCGCGCGTGCGGGCCTGGGCGGCGGGGCAGGCGGCGCGCGGGCGGCGCGTGGCGCTGGTGACGTCGGGGGGGACGCAGGTGCCGCTGGAGGCGCGCGCCGTCCGCTTCCTGGAGAACTTCAGCAGTGGGCGGCGCGGCGCCGCCTCGGCCGAGCGGCTGGTGGCGGCCGGTTACGGCGTCTGCTTCCTGCACCGGGCCCGCTCCGCCTTCCCCTGGGCGAGAGCCCTCCCGCCGCCCGGGCCCGCCCTGCTCGACGCCCTCCGCCTCACTCCCGGGCCGCCGCCCGGCGTGGCCGCCGACCCCGCCGCTCTCCCCGCCTTCCTTCCCGCCCTCCGCGACTACCGCCGCGCTACCGAGGCCGGGGCGCTGCTGGCCATCGAGTTCACCGGCCTGGCCGAGTACCTGGCGCTGCTGCgggccgccgcccgcgcccTGGCGCCCTTCG GCTCCAGCGTCATGTTTTACCTGGCAGCTGCCGTGTCGGATTTCTACATCCCCGCCTCGGAGATGCCTGAGCACAAGATCCAGTCCTCGGAGGGGCCCCTGCAG ATCACAATGAAGATGGTGCCAAAAATGCTGTCTCCTCTGGTCAAAGAATGGGCCCCAGAGGCATTTGTTATTTCCTTTAAACTGGAGACGGATCCCTTGATCTTAATCGATAAATCACGGCAGGCTCTGGAGAAATATCGTCACCAGGTGGTGGTAGCAAATATCCTGGAGTCGAGGAGAACCTCTGTTATTATTGTAACCAAAGACTCACAGACTCCATTATCTCTTTCTGATGAGGAAATAGCGCAAGGCATGGAGATAGAGGAGAAGATAGTGAGCTATCTTCAGGGCCAACATACTGCATTTATAGAGAAGAAAGTCTGA